The DNA window ACCCACCGCTTGTCCTCCGCCCCCGCCTTGGTGCCCGGAAGCACAGCCCCCTCGAGAGCGTCCCCGAGGTCGTCCAGCTCGTTGTCCGAGGCTGTCCCGAAGCTCCCTGCACCCCCCGCGAAGCCCCAGGGATCGTCGACCGTGGGATCGAGCTCCTTGTAAAGGCGGTAGAGTGCGGCGACTCCGTCACTCAATAGGCGATGCACGTCGCGGTCCGCGCCTCCCCGCGAGACGAGTCGCACGAGCTCGATCAGTACCTCTGGATCGAGCTCGAGGAGGGCCGCTTCGATCGCCCGCGTCCGGAGCCGCTCGCGGTCGGGCTCGGCCGCGACCTCCCAGCGTTGGGGAAGCCCGAGCTCCTGCGCGAAGGAGTGGGCCACCCGGTGGAAAAAAGCGTCGAGGGTATGGACCTGGAGCCGGTGCATTTCTCGAACCGTCCGCGCGAGGAGCTCTCCCCAGGCCCGCGGGCCCGCCTCCTCACCTTCGGCTTCCAGACCGAGCGAGCGGGCCAGCTCCACCGCCTCCTTCGGGTCGAGAACGCCACGCGCGATCCGGACCAGGACCCGGTCCACGATTTCTCCGGCCGCCTTCCGCGTGAAAGTCGAAGCCAGGATCTCCTGTGGAGGGACGCCCTCGCGAAGGAGGCCGATCAGCCGGGAGGAGAGCTGGTAGGTCTTTCCCGAACCCGCCGAAGCAAGGACGAGCTCTCTCGCACCCTGGGACCGGTCCTGGTCAGGGGGCGCCATCGTCGCCCTCCTCATCCAACCGGAGGACGCCACCCCCGATCACCACCGAAAGTGGATCGCCGACCCGGATCGCCGAGCTCTCGCGCGCGAAGACGAAGCGGTTCTTCCGGAGGAGCCGCACCGCGGCGCGTGCGACTTCTTCCGCTTCCTCGAGCTCCGTCGAGGACCATTCCGCGAGGCGCGCCCCCACTTCCTCCGGGTCCTGCGCAAGCAGGATGTACCCGACGCGGACATCGGCCTGCGCGTCCCGAGGTACGAGGGAACCCCCGCCTTCGGCTTGCAGCGCGGGAACGAGACGACGGTAGAGAGGAAGCTGGAGGTCGACCCACCGCTTCGCGCCAGCCGACCCGACCCGATGCGCCGCGTCGGGATCGAGTCCCCCCTCCCCGGTTTTGTAGTCGAGAACACACCACTCCCCGGTCCGCTGGTTACGATCCACTCGGTCCACCTTTCCCAAGAGCAGAATCGGCTCTCCATCCACCGGGAAGGCGACCCCGTCCCCGGCGGGCACCGCTTCCGCACGCTCGATCCGCCACCCCTCTCTCACCCACCCCGCTTGCCACCGGGCGAATCCGGCGAGGCGAGCGCGAAGCTGTTCGACCTGGATTCGTACTGCGGGGAGAGCGTCTCCGCCGAATCGGAGTCTCGCTGCGCGGTCGAGAAGAGCGTCGAGGGTCGCGCGGACCTTCGCGGGGTCCTCGGAACTAGCCTCCGACGTATCTGCGAACTCCTCCAGAACCTTGTGCGCGAGGCCTCCGAATCCCGCTCCGTCGAGCTCGCGCGCACGGTCGTCCTTCGGCTCGAGGCCGAGCACGCGATCGAGGGCATAGCGATACGGATCCGCCAGGATGAGTCGGAAGTCCGTCACACGAATCGAGGGCGGGGGTGCCGGCGCGGAGAGTATGGGTTCCGGAGGAAGTGCGAAGGTGGAGGGAGCCGGGGGATCTCCGGCTCGAGCCGGCGCGGGCGACGGTGGCGCCCCGAACTCTTCCTTCGGGTTTTTCTCCGCCTCGAGGAAGGCGAGGATGCGGCGGGCGACGGTTTCCGCGTCTTCGGCGAGAAGGAGCCGAGAAAGACGGAGTGGATTTCCCGAGGCATCCCGCCGTCCGGAGACGATGAGAAGGTGCGCGCGGGTCGCCAGAATCGTGCGGAGGTGGAAGAGGTCGCGTGCCCACCGCCCCTCATTGTCGAGGAGCCCGATCGCCTGGCGAATCCCGTGCGGAAGGAAGGGATCGGCGCTCACGGAATCGGGGAGATGCGGCTCGTTCGCGCCGGTGAGAAAAAGCGCGGGTGCGTCGTCCAGGGGAAGTTCGAGCCACCCCAGAAGCTCGATGGCACCCACGTCCTGCTCCGGCGGCACCATGGCTCCGCGGAGCTCATCCAGCGCGAAACGAAGTGCCCGGTCTCCAGAGACGCGGCGATCGAGGGCCGAGGGAAGGGACGCGAGCTCTTCCAGCACCCGACCCAGCGCTTCCGCGAGCTCGACCAGCGCCCTTCCGCCTGGGGCATGCCTGTGGACTGGCTCCCCGCCCATGAGCGCGAGAAAGAGTTCGCCGATCTTGGGCCCCCACGCGGAAAGTGGAGCGGAACGCCGAAGAGGTTCGAGGAGTCCGTCGAGCGCGTCGCGCATCTCCCGCATCCGGGGCGCCAGGGGAAGAGACTCCTTCTCCCCTCCGCTCGGAGGCATCCCGTGAGCGGAGAGCCGAAGCGGGAGATGCAGCTCGCGGTAGTCGTCCAGGGTCGCCGGAAGAGAATCGGGGGGGTCGGCCACCCGCCTCCGGAGCCACGCCTCGAGCTGCGGGTGGCGGAGGATTCCCGCGAAGCGGTCGAACTCGCGCGATTCGAGGTAGCCCGCGATGCCTTCGAGGAGCCGGAACCCCGGCGTCCTTTCGATCGGACTTCCGCGCGCGTCGCGCACGGCGATTCCGGCCTCACCGAGGCTCTCCACCAAGAAGGGAGCGACTTCCGGGTCGGGCACACCGACGACCGCGTCCTCTGCCGCAATGAGGCTGCCCAGCCCTTCAAGCTTCGCGAGCACCGCATCGGCCTGTGCCTCGGGACCCGGGGCGACCTGGATGAGGCGCTCCTCCAGCCCGCCCATTTCTGTTGCCCAAGCATCGGGAAGCACGCACCCGAGCTCGTCGAAATGGCCGGAGAGCGAGGCGGGCGCCGCGACAAGGATCTCGACACTTCTTTCCCCCGCGGCCGCCGTCAGGAAGGCCCGGGTCACCGGAAGAAGATCGGGAGCGCCGACGACCCAGAGGTCGCCGTGCGGCACGACACTTCCGGAGGAGAGGGTCTCCCGCCGCGCCGATTCCCGGTCTCGGAATCCGATCTCGCCGAGGAGCCGGCGGTAGCGCGCCTGAATATCCGCAAGAATCGTCCACCGCTCTTCGTCGCTGAAGAAGAGCTGGTTGCGACAGATCGCGGCAACGTCGCCGAAATCCTTCGCGGAGGCGCCGACCTCCGCGTGAAGAGTCTGGAGGGTCCCCGCGAGCGCCAGCGCACCGCTTCCCAGCTCCTCGTCGGAAAGATTCGGAAAGAGGGCCTCCAGGCTGGACCGCGGCATCCCTTGGAGGGCGTGACTCCAAGCGATCCTATCCAACACGCTCCCGGGCTGGGGGAGCGGGGGGCGATATAGGAGCTCCGGGAGCGATCCGACGAGGGAGATTCGCGGCGGGCGAAGCGGCCGCCCCGCCGCTTCAGATCGCTCGAGGAGGAGCTCCGTCAGGCGGCGTCCGGCTCGGGCCCCGGGGAGAACCACGATGCATCCGGAA is part of the Gemmatimonadota bacterium genome and encodes:
- a CDS encoding PD-(D/E)XK nuclease family protein; translated protein: MVKRRFLGWDRPALHSAADLLLGEIAPEGPADLSGCIVVLPGARAGRRLTELLLERSEAAGRPLRPPRISLVGSLPELLYRPPLPQPGSVLDRIAWSHALQGMPRSSLEALFPNLSDEELGSGALALAGTLQTLHAEVGASAKDFGDVAAICRNQLFFSDEERWTILADIQARYRRLLGEIGFRDRESARRETLSSGSVVPHGDLWVVGAPDLLPVTRAFLTAAAGERSVEILVAAPASLSGHFDELGCVLPDAWATEMGGLEERLIQVAPGPEAQADAVLAKLEGLGSLIAAEDAVVGVPDPEVAPFLVESLGEAGIAVRDARGSPIERTPGFRLLEGIAGYLESREFDRFAGILRHPQLEAWLRRRVADPPDSLPATLDDYRELHLPLRLSAHGMPPSGGEKESLPLAPRMREMRDALDGLLEPLRRSAPLSAWGPKIGELFLALMGGEPVHRHAPGGRALVELAEALGRVLEELASLPSALDRRVSGDRALRFALDELRGAMVPPEQDVGAIELLGWLELPLDDAPALFLTGANEPHLPDSVSADPFLPHGIRQAIGLLDNEGRWARDLFHLRTILATRAHLLIVSGRRDASGNPLRLSRLLLAEDAETVARRILAFLEAEKNPKEEFGAPPSPAPARAGDPPAPSTFALPPEPILSAPAPPPSIRVTDFRLILADPYRYALDRVLGLEPKDDRARELDGAGFGGLAHKVLEEFADTSEASSEDPAKVRATLDALLDRAARLRFGGDALPAVRIQVEQLRARLAGFARWQAGWVREGWRIERAEAVPAGDGVAFPVDGEPILLLGKVDRVDRNQRTGEWCVLDYKTGEGGLDPDAAHRVGSAGAKRWVDLQLPLYRRLVPALQAEGGGSLVPRDAQADVRVGYILLAQDPEEVGARLAEWSSTELEEAEEVARAAVRLLRKNRFVFARESSAIRVGDPLSVVIGGGVLRLDEEGDDGAP